The genomic segment GCTGACTCCAGCCTTCAGCTCTACGTGTCTACGTGTCACCTAACTTctaaagaaacagtaaaaaagTGTGGATTGGATGATCCACTGTTTGGCCAGCTGCCGGGCTGCCGGGCTGGACcgggcaggaggggagggatgtgtatctgttttttttcttttttttgtcacaCCATACAGCATGCAGAACTTCTCcagtcagggactgaacccctgccccctgcagtggaagcctggggtcttaacctctggaccaccggggaagtctgaGGGAAACGTATCTTTACTCTTCAACTTTCTCCAAGTGAGCACCGGCCTGAGCCAGGCCCTGTGCAGACCTCAGATAATATCTACCCTCATCTTCTTTCTGGCTCCAGGACATCCCCCACCCGACATTCCCTTACAAAGCAAACAGGCTCTTTGGAATCACGGTGGCTTGGTATCATCCTGCCACCTCCTGTTTCGGCGCTGGGCCTGAGGGCTGGCTGTCCTCACCCCAGTGGGTTCTCTGGAATTCTAACCATTCCAGCCTTTGGGAGGCATTGGGGAAGGGACAGAGGCAAGATTCTGGCATGGTCCTCCCCCCTCCATCTATCTACCTTTACTTTCAGAGACACCTTCCTTCTCCGTCGGCTTGCTGGCTGTTTGCTGCCCATGTGGGCCATTGTGTCATTCAGGCCATGTCCTGCGTGCTCCATCCTCCACACCCCTTAGCTGGAGTGCCATCTTGTCCTACTCTGCCTCTGGCCCCTACCCTGCCCCGACTCAGGAATCAGCCATCTTCAGACCTGGTGCCTTTGGGACATTTTCTGAGCACCCTCCTCCATCTGTCCTGGCAGAGTGCCTCACGGGTACGTAAATGGTCTGTTTACCTGTTTTGCATGCCAGACTGGCAGCTGCTGGAGGGCAGCCTCTATATCTCATTCATCTCTGATTCCCTAGGACTCGGTACCGAGCCTGGACCAGGGAACACACAGTAGACAtttgtgtgttctgtgtgtgctCAACCCAGTGAAACTTCCTCATCCCACCTCTTACTTTATCTCATCTCCAGTCGCCTGTCTTCCCTCTGGTCTGGCAGGACagtccttccccttccttcaggcttccctggagtTTCTCCAGAGATCCTGTCTGCCCCTACATCTCCCAAAGCCCAACCTACCACCCTCGGTCCCCTGGGATCCTCAGCCCACCTGGTCTCTGCCTCCCAGCTCAGTCTCCTGCCCGATTTGGTCCTCACCTTGCTTGGTTCTAGCAGCCGCTCTCCTGGCCCTGGGCTGGCGTGTCTGCCCGTCTGCCTGGGGACCTCCCGGAGGCAGCTTTTGTTCCTCACTCCCCTGCTGGGTGGGGCTTTCCGAACTAGTGAGCCAAACGGGAGTGACTGGGTGGGCAGGCAGACAGGTGGGCGGACTTCCCGGGCATGCGTTCAGGGCAAACACCTGTGGCTCTTCTCCGCTGGCCCACGCCTTCTCTGCAGCTCAGTGGGTATGGCTGGGTCTGGCTTGCCGTGCTGACAGGTATACAGGTGAAACTGCCTGAGCAGGCACCAGAGCCTGGTATGTTCATGCTTGGGCCCAGGTTAGCACCAAATGGCATTTTTCCTGCCCCTGCCTCCCACACCGTTGCCTAAATATCCCCATCCTCTTGTCCCTAGGCCTCTCTCCTACCCATTTCTCTGGAAGCCTGGTGGTGAGACCCTCAGCAGCTCACATCTATGGAAaggggcaatcttgattcagcccAGGATTGCActgcccctcctcctgctccctgcTTCTGGCAGGACGTATCTGAGTGGTGGTGAGacatgtgggggtgggagggcctacccatccacccaccctccGTTCCTCTCGGTACGGCACCGCTGCCCAGGTGGAGACAAGGAATGCAGGTTGCAGCATGAAATTCTCCAGCTGGCATGGGACCAGGCACAGCCTCCCAGTCCACCCTCCATGGGCCTGGGCTTCGGGGAAATAAAAGCCTGACCCGGCAGGGGCTGCAGACAGGCCTTGAGCCTGGGATAGGGAAGGTTAATATGCAGCCAGGGAGGGGCTCCTCTGTCTCGTTTCCCACAAGCATTTATAGAGCACTTCCTAATACCAGTGATTAACATTTATGCGGCCTTTTACAGCCGGTTAACCTCGTCTGAAGCCGGGAGCTCATCCCACCTCACAGCCATCCCACCGGCTCGATATTATTAACCCACTTTGGAGAGGAGCTGCAGTTGCTCTCCCAGAGTCCCAGTGGAACTTGGGTTCAAAGTCAAATGTTATGACTAGAAGTCCATGAACTTTCCCCTGAGACACACAACTGCTTATTCACTAAGCTTTATTCTCTTTGCAGACAACCCATGGGCCTAAAAACTGCAACTGGGGATAAAGGCTAGACTTGACCCAGAGCAAGGAGCATGACCCCCCAGGAGTGCTGGGggtcctcttgctgctgctgctgctgctaagtcacgtcagtcctTACCTGGCTAGATCAAGTGCAGCCTGTGCAGGGGCCGAAAAGTTGATGAAAGGAGTCAATAAAGCTCACCAAGGTTGAAGGAGCAAAGGTCTCCTTGAATCAGTGAATGAACTGAATTTTATTAAGCCCTGACCGTGGACCCCACACTTTGGAGGCATGTGCGTGTATATTCTCTTATTAAAGCCCTCCTCACAGCGCCGGCTTTGCTCAGCAGGGCTCATCATCTCCATTGTACACAAAAGGAAACCGAGGTTCAGCTCCAGGTGGTAACTCGcgtagggtcacacagctggtgcaGGTGGCAGGAACTTGGGGAgaaaggatttgaacccaggccgcCTGACTCGCCCTCTTGTCTGCCCCTACTCTCAgctcagcacccccacccccaaggctgCACCTTGGCTCCCGGGTCCTTCCAACCCAGGCCTGATCAGGCAGCCCCTCACAGCATGGTTTTCTTCACGTGGTCTTGAGGGTGGTCTGGTAAGAGTGGAGGGGGAACATCTGAGTCCAGAAAGATGAGGTCGCCTGAGAGGAGATCGCCCTGTTTGGAAGAAGAGGTGACCCAGTCCAGGCGGTGGTCCAGGCTCTCAGACCGGGCTTTCCTGGCCTCCAGGCACTCCCGGCATCTCTTGCTCACCAGGTAGGCCAGCTCCACCAGGTTGAGGACGATGCAGACGAGGGCCGTGATCACCATGAAGAGAGTGAAGATGTTCTTTTCCTCGGGCTTGGAGATGAAGCAGTCCACCACGTTGGGACACGGGGCCACTTGGCACTTGACCACTCGGGGGAGGGTGTATCTGGGGTAGATGGAGTGGAACACGTAGAGGAAGGTGGCATCCACACCGGCCTTGAACACCAGGCTGCAGACGTATGTCCACCAGAGCCCTCCCCGCTTCTTACCGGGGTCCAGGTAGAGGCGCCCGCCGTCCTTCCCAATGGCCTCTTGGTGCTTCTTCTCCCGGGCCTGGCGGTAGGCCACGTGCATGACCACAAGCAGCGAGGGGCACGTGACCAGGATGAGCTGCAGGGCCCAGAGGCGCACGTGGGATACGGGGAAGAACTCGTCGAAGCACACGTTGGAGCAGCCCGGCTGGCGAGTGTCGCAGTCGAAGTCCTTGTGGTCATCGCTCCACACTCGCTCGGCTGTCACCAGGTACACCAGCACGCGGAAGATGAAGACCAGGGACAGCCAGACACGCCCGAAGGCTGTGGAGTACTTGTTGGCCCCGCTCAGGAGCCCCTCGAAGATCCCCCAGTTCATGGTGGCCCCCGGCGTTGGCGGCTACTGCGGAGAGAGGATGATGGTCATTTCCCACGTTTAGAGAGCACTCCCTCTCCTGGTTTATAGAACCGGGTCATTAACTTTGATCCTCATGGCCATGGCAGAGCTGGGCTCTATCCTCGTCCCCTTTACAGACGGGGGAACCAAGGTTCAGAGGGGTTATGCAGGGTCACAGCTGATCAGGTGCAGAGGTGGGCCCGGAGCACAGGTAATTCAGCCCAGAACCAACTCTCCCCCATAAAAGTAAGCAAAGCCACCTGCTCCTCCCAGGGCTTAAGGGGGTGGCTAATGCTACCTTCCCTGTCTGTCCTAACCCTGACCCTTCCCCCTCCTCAGTGGTCCAGATTTtggaatgacttttttttcctttctgaacacGGCTCTCTCCCTTTAGGCAGCCTCCTCCCAAAGGGAACCTGTTCTGTGCCTTTTACTCGGCTTGGGAGATGGGGCTAAAGAGAAGGTTGGAACTTTGTCCCCAAACTCCCATCTGGTCTAACATTAGAAATATCCAGACAGTTGTCCTGCTCATGTGTGACGCATCTGAAGCAAGGCCAATGGCAAACCAGCTAAAAAAAAGGAGGGAACATTGATTCTCTTTGTATGTTAGGCTTCATAGAGGAGCCTCGTGTTCTTGTGCTTCCCAAACTGGCATTCCATGGAATGCTGCTCAGTGGCCTGGCAACAGAAGCCAGGAGAAGGATTCCATGTTTAAGAAAGGTAGGCAAGCACTGTGTTCAGTGCAAAGTTAAACAGGTCCCTTTGCTTGACCCTGTGAATACATTCACATTATGAATAAGGGGTCAGAATAGGTAGCACTGCACCAACTCTTCTGAtcacagaaactttttttttgtcatcTTGTGGGACAGCCTTGTCAAGACACCAAAATGAGCAATGCCACTCTGGTCAGTTCTACTGGTGAGGTTGTGAACACATAGGAATCCAATTTATCTCCAATTAGGCACCGTGACTATGGTTCAGAGTGAGGAGTGCCTGTGTGTGCTCTTGGAAGCTCTGTCTGGTTCCTGGGGGGTCCACTGATGCATGCAGCATGGTCTTAGCCCCCTGGGCTCCCCAGAACCTCAGGGAGCCTGTCTGCACAGCCTCCCGCTTTAAGGGGTTCCTGCTGCCATTTCCAAGTCTGCTCCATATCGGAGGTCACAATGCTGTTCTCCCCTCCACGCCCCGCCCCCCAGATTATCTGAGCACTTGGCATGAATCAGTACAGCAACTGTACAAAAGGGTACAGGTTTTATTCCCCATTTACAGATGCGGAAAGTGGAGCACAAAGAGCTTAGTCCATTTGCCCACAGTGACACAGATGgtaagcagcagagctgggatttgaacccaggcaggctAGCTTCATGGACCATGCTCTGGGTCTGGGCCCCTTTCCTCAGGTTTTGGGAAGCTGCCTGCTGTGCGCaatccctgccccagccccacagatccacagggagggaggctggagtgACTCTGCCCCCTACCCTGTCTGCTGTCCTGTCTATACCACCTACAACTTGAACGTGGGGCCCCTGCTCTGAATCACCCGCCGGTCtttgctcagtcctgcctgaggTGGGCGGAACCCCTGGCAGCTTCTCAGGGAGCATCTGAGGAGGCTCCAGCCCAGGGGCTCCCTGCCCAGCCCAACCCAGAGAGGGGGCGGGGTTTCGCAGGCCCAGGCAGGGATGCCCCACCTGCTCAGCTCCTGGCCCCTCTGTGAGCCCCTCTCCCCCTCAGTCCCTGGCTCCTACCTCTGCTGACAGCTGAGGAGAAAGGGGGAGAACCCAGAGCAGGGGCGGGAGgcgcccttcccttctccaccgTCAGGATGGCCATGTGCCCCGGCCACTCCCCTGACTCGCAGTCAGCAAAGTCTTCCCACATCTGGGTGTGCCAGGTGTGCGGAGGGCACCTCTGGACACAGATGGCCTTTGGCCTTACCTGAGCGACTACTCCTCAGGGCTCTCTGGGCACCGGGTCCTGGCCGCCAGCACTCCAACTCGGCGGGCAGCCGGCACTCATGTCAGAACCAGGGAGGGTGTTTGGGAAAACCTAGGACAGAGCCCGCAGATTTCGGCAGGCAGCCTAGGTGTGCCTCGggccaggaggaggagcagctggGCTGGGAACTGCCATTGGCTGGGCCCCAGCCTCCCAGGACTGCCTCTCCTGAGGCCCAGGAGACTTATGGTTGCCCTCCTTTTAGGGCGCTGAGCCTAAAAATCCTGGCATCCTCTTGGGGACAACCACAGGTCCACTCTGACCCCCGGCTTGTCTTCCCATCCCTGGCCTTGTGTGGGAGGAGCCAAGGCCTGTCTTCTCCAGAAACTCCTTCTGATTCTTCCTGGGACTCTGTGGGCTGCTCCAGACTCTCCTCCCTCTCCAGTTACTCTTCAGGGCCTTTCGTTCTCACGGCTTCAGTGACCTGTGGAACTGAGTCCGAAATTCTGTCTCCAGCCCACATGCTTTTGCCTATCTATAGCCCCCACCTGAATGCCTTTCCGTCATCTTTCTCCTTGCCTGGCCTACTCTTCCAAGAAGCTTTCCCCGATTGTGCAGCCCCAGATGGCTTAGGGCCTCATCTCAGGGCTTCCACGGCCCTGAGCTTTCACATTATCATCAGATGGCATTGAAATAGTTGAACTTGTTCCAGGTGGGACTCACCCGTTGAATGAACAAATCAGTCCTCACCAATAGACATTTTTTAGGGGCTTGTCGTTAGCAAGACGCAACACAGATCAGCCCCAGACCCTCAGGAACTCACCCACTTGGCCTTAATTACCAGCTGATAAGTCCAGCACCAGCTGCACAGCCTCTTACGACTGCACAGATGTCAGGGAACAGTCGAGAGGCCCAGGCTCCCACTGCTGCTGGAATCTAGTTCAGTCTTTGCACCCTGACACTGAGCGCATAAGGGCTTACACAGAAAATCAGCCTCTCCCCTACATACACAGCCCCATCTCTCCCCAAAATACGTACACCgagcccctccccaacccctgagcagctgcctgtccttcaccctccA from the Bos javanicus breed banteng chromosome 3, ARS-OSU_banteng_1.0, whole genome shotgun sequence genome contains:
- the GJB5 gene encoding gap junction beta-5 protein, whose amino-acid sequence is MNWGIFEGLLSGANKYSTAFGRVWLSLVFIFRVLVYLVTAERVWSDDHKDFDCDTRQPGCSNVCFDEFFPVSHVRLWALQLILVTCPSLLVVMHVAYRQAREKKHQEAIGKDGGRLYLDPGKKRGGLWWTYVCSLVFKAGVDATFLYVFHSIYPRYTLPRVVKCQVAPCPNVVDCFISKPEEKNIFTLFMVITALVCIVLNLVELAYLVSKRCRECLEARKARSESLDHRLDWVTSSSKQGDLLSGDLIFLDSDVPPPLLPDHPQDHVKKTML